The following proteins come from a genomic window of Pyxidicoccus sp. MSG2:
- a CDS encoding phage tail sheath family protein: protein MPEYLAPGVFIEETSFRAKSIEGVSTTTTGFIGPTRYGPVDLEPELITSVVEFERIYGNRRQLAFKTIGSLHNYTWHAVRAFFEEGGKRLYVSRVYRKPDGSGGSAYTGIDPSIDLGGGTAVATEYKDGHARTLLDLTATDKQKTLALTARYPGSAGNLRVRFTLRVGQNVLSFDAGIPRVGALLERDVVMIRDIRSPIVAPAGTGSLYLAEWDQDAQDWKFTQGATSIFLNTIHESDGYDIRVVTVAVTVIPTDDPASAQTWDGLALDPKHSRAGAEDSLSSRFGYDATDTAKNRDLPIIISVQEITDGLGVAQAFMDASLASPVMSPPLDDALENTDSPESQRSLEALLKGGSDGERPNSDDYKGQQIVNTTRKTGLVQFEDLEDISIVAAPGSTFGYENGYANDAASIVNLLISHAQRMKYRIAVLDSGNGQTLSQVRALRAKIDSSYAALYYPWVKVLDPVTRQPIFLPPSGFVAGIYARNDVNRAVYKAPANEVVNLALGFEANLSKAQQEVLNPEGINAFRFFEGRGNRLWGARTTSSDPEWKYVNLRRYFAYLERSIDKGTQWAVFEPNGEQLWANVRRTIEDFMLNEWQSGALLGDKPDKAYFVKCDRSTMSQNDLDNGRLVCLIGVAPLRPAEFVIFRIGQWTGDRK from the coding sequence ATGCCCGAATATCTTGCCCCTGGCGTATTCATCGAAGAGACCAGCTTCCGCGCCAAGTCCATCGAGGGCGTGAGCACCACCACCACGGGCTTCATCGGACCGACACGCTACGGGCCGGTGGACCTGGAGCCGGAGCTCATCACCAGCGTGGTGGAGTTCGAGCGCATCTACGGCAACCGCCGGCAGCTCGCCTTCAAGACGATCGGCTCGCTCCACAACTACACCTGGCATGCCGTGCGCGCCTTCTTCGAGGAGGGCGGCAAGCGACTCTACGTGAGCCGCGTGTACCGCAAGCCGGATGGCAGCGGAGGCTCGGCCTACACGGGCATCGACCCCAGCATCGACCTGGGCGGCGGCACCGCGGTGGCCACCGAGTACAAGGACGGCCACGCCCGCACGCTGCTGGACCTCACCGCCACCGACAAGCAGAAGACGCTCGCGCTGACGGCCCGCTACCCGGGCTCGGCCGGCAACCTGCGCGTGCGCTTCACGCTGCGAGTGGGACAGAACGTCCTCTCCTTCGACGCGGGCATCCCGCGCGTGGGGGCGCTGCTGGAGCGCGACGTGGTGATGATTCGCGACATCCGCTCGCCCATCGTCGCGCCCGCGGGCACCGGCTCGCTGTACCTGGCCGAGTGGGACCAGGACGCGCAGGACTGGAAGTTCACCCAGGGCGCAACCTCCATCTTCCTCAACACCATCCACGAGAGCGACGGCTACGACATCCGCGTCGTCACCGTAGCGGTGACGGTGATTCCCACGGACGACCCGGCGTCCGCGCAGACCTGGGACGGGCTCGCGCTGGACCCGAAGCACTCGCGCGCCGGGGCGGAGGACTCGCTGTCCTCGCGCTTCGGCTACGACGCGACGGACACGGCGAAGAACCGCGACCTGCCCATCATCATCTCCGTACAGGAAATCACCGACGGCCTCGGCGTGGCGCAGGCCTTCATGGACGCAAGCCTCGCCAGCCCGGTCATGAGCCCGCCGCTGGACGACGCGCTGGAGAACACGGACTCGCCCGAGTCCCAGCGCTCGCTGGAGGCGCTGCTCAAGGGCGGCAGCGACGGCGAGCGTCCCAACTCGGACGACTACAAGGGCCAGCAGATCGTCAACACCACCCGGAAGACGGGCCTGGTGCAGTTCGAGGACCTGGAGGACATCTCCATCGTCGCCGCGCCGGGCTCCACCTTCGGGTACGAGAACGGCTACGCGAACGACGCGGCCAGCATCGTCAACCTGCTCATCTCCCACGCGCAGCGGATGAAGTACCGCATCGCCGTGCTGGACAGCGGCAACGGGCAGACGCTGTCGCAGGTGCGTGCGCTGCGCGCGAAGATCGACTCCAGCTACGCGGCGCTCTACTACCCGTGGGTGAAGGTGCTGGACCCCGTCACGCGCCAGCCCATCTTCCTGCCGCCCAGCGGCTTCGTGGCCGGCATCTACGCGCGCAACGACGTCAACCGCGCCGTCTACAAGGCTCCCGCCAACGAAGTCGTCAACCTGGCGCTCGGCTTCGAGGCCAACCTGAGCAAGGCGCAGCAGGAGGTGCTCAATCCCGAGGGCATCAACGCCTTCCGCTTCTTCGAGGGCCGCGGCAACCGGCTGTGGGGCGCGCGCACCACGTCGTCGGACCCCGAGTGGAAGTACGTCAACCTGCGCCGCTACTTCGCCTACCTGGAGCGCTCCATCGACAAGGGCACCCAGTGGGCGGTGTTCGAGCCGAACGGCGAGCAGCTGTGGGCGAACGTCCGGCGGACGATTGAAGACTTCATGCTCAACGAGTGGCAGTCGGGCGCGCTGCTCGGAGACAAGCCGGACAAGGCGTACTTCGTGAAGTGCGACCGCAGCACCATGAGCCAGAACGACCTGGATAACGGCCGTCTGGTCTGCCTCATCGGCGTGGCGCCGCTGCGCCCGGCCGAGTTCGTCATCTTCCGCATCGGCCAGTGGACCGGCGACCGGAAGTAA
- a CDS encoding phage tail sheath subtilisin-like domain-containing protein, translating into MSRPAARRLPGLRFEIQAPPVADALPRMDVAAFVGFAASGPLHAPVAVEDVADFAAVFGAAPLLAWDTERGEPVYAQLESAVRAFFRNGGQRCWVVRVAGPQARANTFPVPGLLRCTEGGAATPALARARSEGSWSDAATVATSLHREPVELLDWDSVAGAGAELTVTAPGGVAVGDLLRVSFDGTGCTLMVPVESVEPVAQETALTWSGPVSRRVTARVRAPRAVWQQTDVAPVDTTPFVSWMRGEGDEVSLDVTAMEDPGPTVSPRVLTLTLDLDPAQAPPPGTVLRIVDAATGEHWLPVDSVQLGQVAGGGVQVSGVATRVVTSVPVDVTSAPAWCERLTLSLWTRRGEEQPAQLERLGFCPAHPRHWAALPTDVERARNADADTLPSRLPEERLPQDWRQGVPTERFPLAGPGPTGEAFSLPLGLTDQPTAYVGCTPPAVDSLERDGLATFGADLFLDADVKTLGTEALLAQADFLRYQSSQPRTLKGIHAVLDRLDASLISVPDAGHRPWVLAGRPDAPPPEPGEPLPEPAWGSFLDCAFQPPPAPEPLVAQPDEPDSGQSFTLDWAEVPGADVVYVLVEATLPDFSDAAELYRGPLSARTLYGRTSGTRYYRVRAERGGITGPWATGVAVTVAPQSKWHLVPVSQYDVGPLLAVQRALMRMSCARGDFLAVLSLPEHYREEETMGHAATLQSPLGAEEDGVPPIGFAEENALSYGALYHPWTFVSEEGRPGVTRRMPPDGTACGVLARRAVERGVWVAPANERWEGVVALDPALSRERWLDLQEAQVNVVRQEPRAFLTLCADTLATDPDLRPIHVRRLLSLLRRAALQLGATYVFEPNDASFRRRVQRGFEALLGSLFTRGAFAGKTPESAFQVVTGDALNTPTQVEQGRFFVDLKVAPSQPLTFLNVRLVQSGERGTVTEAR; encoded by the coding sequence GTGAGCCGCCCCGCCGCCAGACGCCTTCCCGGGCTCCGCTTCGAGATACAGGCTCCGCCCGTGGCGGACGCGCTGCCTCGGATGGACGTGGCCGCCTTCGTCGGCTTCGCGGCCTCCGGCCCGCTGCATGCGCCGGTGGCGGTGGAGGACGTGGCGGACTTCGCGGCGGTGTTTGGCGCGGCGCCCCTGCTGGCCTGGGACACCGAGCGGGGCGAGCCCGTGTACGCGCAGCTCGAGTCCGCGGTGCGGGCCTTCTTCCGCAACGGCGGCCAGCGCTGCTGGGTGGTGCGCGTGGCGGGACCGCAGGCGCGCGCCAACACCTTCCCCGTGCCGGGCCTCTTGCGGTGCACGGAAGGCGGCGCGGCAACACCGGCGCTCGCGCGCGCCCGCTCCGAGGGGAGCTGGTCCGACGCGGCGACGGTGGCGACGTCCCTCCACCGCGAGCCGGTGGAATTGCTGGACTGGGACAGCGTGGCCGGCGCGGGCGCCGAGCTGACGGTGACGGCGCCCGGCGGCGTGGCCGTGGGCGATTTGCTGCGGGTGAGCTTCGACGGTACCGGCTGCACGCTGATGGTGCCGGTGGAGTCGGTGGAGCCCGTGGCACAGGAGACGGCGCTGACGTGGTCCGGGCCGGTGTCCCGGCGCGTGACGGCACGGGTGCGCGCGCCTCGCGCGGTGTGGCAGCAGACGGACGTGGCCCCCGTGGACACCACGCCCTTCGTGTCGTGGATGCGCGGCGAGGGCGACGAGGTCTCGCTGGACGTCACCGCCATGGAGGACCCGGGGCCCACGGTGTCGCCGCGCGTGCTCACGCTGACGTTGGACCTGGACCCGGCGCAGGCGCCGCCTCCGGGCACGGTGCTGCGCATCGTCGATGCCGCCACCGGCGAGCACTGGCTGCCGGTGGACTCCGTGCAGTTGGGACAGGTGGCGGGCGGCGGGGTGCAGGTGTCCGGCGTGGCGACGCGGGTGGTGACGTCCGTGCCGGTGGATGTGACGTCCGCGCCCGCCTGGTGCGAGCGGCTGACGCTGAGCCTGTGGACGCGACGGGGCGAGGAGCAGCCCGCGCAACTGGAGCGGCTCGGCTTCTGCCCCGCGCACCCGCGCCACTGGGCCGCGCTGCCCACCGACGTGGAGCGGGCCCGGAACGCGGACGCCGACACGCTGCCCTCGCGCCTCCCCGAGGAGCGGCTGCCGCAGGACTGGCGCCAGGGCGTGCCCACCGAGCGCTTCCCGCTGGCGGGCCCCGGCCCCACGGGCGAGGCCTTCTCCCTTCCCCTGGGCCTGACGGACCAGCCCACCGCCTACGTGGGGTGCACGCCCCCAGCCGTGGACTCGCTGGAGCGCGACGGGCTGGCGACGTTCGGCGCGGACCTCTTCCTGGACGCGGACGTGAAGACGCTGGGCACGGAGGCGCTGCTCGCACAGGCGGACTTCCTCCGCTACCAGAGCAGCCAGCCCCGGACGCTCAAGGGCATCCACGCGGTGCTGGACCGGCTGGATGCCTCGCTGATCTCCGTACCGGACGCGGGGCACCGGCCGTGGGTGCTCGCGGGCCGCCCTGACGCGCCCCCGCCCGAGCCGGGCGAGCCGCTGCCGGAGCCGGCGTGGGGCTCGTTCCTGGACTGCGCCTTCCAGCCCCCTCCCGCGCCCGAGCCGCTGGTGGCGCAGCCAGACGAGCCGGACTCCGGGCAGTCCTTCACCCTGGACTGGGCAGAGGTGCCCGGTGCGGACGTCGTCTACGTGCTGGTGGAGGCCACCCTCCCCGACTTCAGCGACGCCGCGGAGCTGTACCGGGGGCCGCTGTCCGCGCGCACGCTGTACGGGCGCACGTCCGGCACGCGCTACTACCGGGTGCGCGCGGAGCGTGGCGGTATCACCGGGCCCTGGGCGACGGGCGTGGCCGTCACCGTGGCGCCCCAGTCGAAGTGGCACCTGGTGCCCGTGTCCCAGTACGACGTGGGACCCCTGCTGGCCGTGCAGCGCGCGCTGATGCGGATGTCGTGCGCCCGCGGTGACTTCCTGGCCGTGCTCTCCCTGCCCGAGCACTACCGGGAAGAGGAGACCATGGGGCACGCGGCCACCCTCCAGTCCCCGCTGGGCGCGGAGGAGGACGGCGTGCCGCCCATCGGCTTCGCCGAGGAGAACGCCCTCTCGTACGGCGCGCTCTACCACCCGTGGACCTTCGTCTCCGAGGAAGGCCGTCCCGGGGTGACGCGGCGCATGCCTCCGGACGGCACCGCGTGCGGCGTGCTGGCGCGGCGAGCAGTGGAGCGCGGAGTGTGGGTGGCTCCGGCCAACGAGCGGTGGGAGGGCGTGGTGGCGTTGGATCCGGCCCTGAGCCGCGAGCGGTGGCTGGACCTCCAGGAGGCGCAGGTGAACGTGGTGCGACAGGAGCCTCGCGCCTTCCTCACGCTGTGCGCGGACACGCTGGCCACGGACCCCGACCTGCGGCCCATCCACGTACGGCGGCTCTTGTCGCTGCTGCGGCGGGCGGCGCTGCAGCTGGGCGCCACCTATGTCTTCGAGCCCAACGACGCCAGCTTCCGCCGCCGCGTGCAGCGCGGCTTCGAGGCGCTGCTGGGAAGCCTCTTCACGCGAGGCGCCTTCGCGGGGAAGACACCCGAGAGCGCCTTCCAGGTGGTGACAGGCGACGCGCTGAATACGCCCACCCAGGTGGAGCAGGGCCGCTTCTTCGTGGACCTGAAGGTGGCGCCGTCGCAGCCCCTCACCTTCCTCAACGTGCGGCTCGTGCAGAGCGGCGAGCGCGGCACCGTCACGGAGGCGCGCTAG
- a CDS encoding phage tail protein, with translation MAVFRDRPYVQFNFLVDLGTGTTDGPDAGFQEISNVGMEVTVAEYRNGNEKENSVRKITGLNKATDVTMKRGVIGSLSLYKWLDQLRNGDASALRTVTIQLQNEDHTAVVQTWKLLRARIIKHVSGPFNAKGTDVAIEELTIAYERLEME, from the coding sequence ATGGCCGTCTTTCGTGATCGCCCCTATGTGCAGTTCAACTTCCTGGTCGACCTGGGCACCGGCACCACCGATGGGCCGGACGCGGGCTTCCAGGAAATCTCCAACGTGGGCATGGAGGTCACCGTCGCGGAGTACCGCAACGGCAACGAGAAGGAGAACAGCGTCCGCAAGATTACGGGCCTGAACAAGGCGACGGACGTCACCATGAAGCGCGGGGTGATTGGCTCGCTCAGCCTCTACAAGTGGCTGGACCAGCTGCGCAACGGCGACGCCAGCGCGCTGCGCACCGTCACCATCCAGCTCCAGAACGAGGACCACACCGCGGTGGTGCAGACGTGGAAGCTGCTCCGCGCCCGCATCATCAAGCACGTGTCCGGCCCCTTCAACGCGAAGGGCACGGACGTGGCGATTGAAGAGCTCACCATCGCCTACGAGCGGCTGGAGATGGAGTGA
- a CDS encoding phage tail protein, translated as MATPTDETVIAPFTAFAFAVEIDIPGVSPKACSAAFSECDGLEMTMDVKTIREGGNNGRQIRLTGAFSFGQLTLKRGMTANDELWKWFEAMRTRPRLRASAEVVVFAPGPAQKERARFILTRCLPVKLKAPPLNAKDGMVAIEELQIAYESLTRKAVSEGGT; from the coding sequence ATGGCCACCCCGACAGACGAGACGGTCATTGCCCCGTTCACCGCGTTCGCCTTCGCGGTGGAAATCGACATCCCCGGCGTCAGCCCCAAGGCGTGCAGCGCGGCCTTCTCCGAGTGCGACGGCCTGGAGATGACCATGGACGTGAAGACCATCCGCGAGGGTGGCAACAACGGCCGGCAGATTCGCCTCACGGGCGCGTTCAGCTTCGGCCAGCTCACGCTCAAGCGCGGCATGACGGCCAATGACGAGCTGTGGAAGTGGTTCGAGGCCATGCGCACGCGCCCCCGGCTGCGCGCCAGCGCGGAGGTGGTGGTGTTCGCCCCCGGCCCCGCGCAGAAGGAGCGCGCGCGCTTCATCCTCACGCGCTGCCTGCCCGTGAAGCTCAAGGCCCCGCCGCTCAACGCCAAGGACGGCATGGTCGCGATTGAAGAACTTCAAATCGCCTACGAGTCGCTCACCCGCAAGGCCGTGTCCGAGGGAGGCACCTAG